In Mixta intestinalis, the following are encoded in one genomic region:
- a CDS encoding DUF3251 domain-containing protein: protein MRTGLLLLPVVTVALLSGCAAPPAKTEVLDRQVVKLNQQVLQLSRQASALELQNKLNSQSAQGAWLLPAASSRVELESLAGPLMLSLTRVEPEASGTRALLTLRSAGDAPLQNLRMHVEWGELDASTGKPLSNSALSQAIEVRNTLLPKAAQPIPLRLSGLPPERLGYIRIHGVEPLK, encoded by the coding sequence ATGAGAACAGGGCTTCTTTTATTGCCGGTAGTAACCGTCGCACTGCTTAGCGGCTGTGCCGCGCCGCCAGCTAAAACCGAGGTGCTCGATCGGCAGGTAGTTAAGCTGAATCAGCAGGTATTGCAGCTGTCCCGTCAGGCTAGCGCGCTGGAGTTGCAGAATAAACTGAACAGCCAATCGGCACAGGGAGCATGGCTGTTGCCTGCGGCGAGCAGCCGCGTCGAGCTGGAAAGCCTTGCCGGGCCGCTAATGCTGTCGCTGACGCGCGTTGAGCCCGAAGCCAGCGGAACGCGGGCGCTGCTTACGCTCCGCTCTGCGGGTGATGCTCCGCTGCAAAATCTGCGGATGCACGTTGAGTGGGGTGAACTGGATGCGTCAACCGGCAAGCCGCTGAGCAACAGCGCACTATCACAAGCCATTGAGGTGCGTAATACGTTACTGCCCAAAGCCGCTCAGCCAATACCGCTGCGTCTGAGCGGCCTGCCGCCTGAGCGATTAGGCTATATCCGGATACATGGCGTGGAACCGCTGAAATAA
- a CDS encoding haloacid dehalogenase-like hydrolase — MTRRYLDCSASELAQLQGKTLLESLRQSEGRIVVSETIAAVQPLLMTITNAELAASQGADLLLLNMFDAEHPHIQGMPDGIADEEMIRELQRLTGRVIGVNLEPVAPDFGSTHREFWAIKQGRLATAENAVRLRDMGAKFIVLTGNPGNGISNEAIVTSIQHIRQAVGDDLVIVAGKMHAAGILPVRGEKLITMADCDEFMSHGADIVLLPAPGTVPGITQEYAETLITHIHRQDKMAMTAIGTSQEGSSVETIRQIALMSKMAGADLHHIGDTGFVGIAMPENIQAYSVAIRGVRHTLARMARSINR, encoded by the coding sequence ATGACCCGGCGTTACCTCGACTGCTCTGCCTCTGAGCTGGCTCAGTTACAGGGAAAGACGTTGCTTGAATCGTTGCGGCAAAGCGAAGGACGGATAGTGGTAAGCGAAACCATTGCTGCCGTACAGCCTCTGTTAATGACCATTACTAACGCTGAACTGGCTGCCAGTCAGGGCGCCGATCTGCTACTGCTTAATATGTTTGATGCCGAGCATCCCCATATTCAGGGGATGCCTGATGGTATCGCCGATGAAGAGATGATTCGCGAGCTACAGCGCCTCACCGGGCGCGTAATCGGCGTTAATCTTGAGCCGGTGGCGCCTGATTTTGGCAGTACCCATCGTGAATTTTGGGCGATTAAGCAGGGGCGGCTGGCGACAGCAGAAAACGCTGTGCGCCTGCGTGATATGGGTGCCAAATTTATCGTGCTAACAGGTAATCCCGGCAATGGCATCAGTAATGAGGCTATCGTGACGTCCATACAGCATATTCGTCAGGCGGTAGGAGACGATTTGGTGATCGTGGCCGGTAAAATGCACGCCGCAGGCATTCTGCCGGTGCGTGGAGAAAAGCTGATTACTATGGCGGACTGTGATGAGTTTATGAGCCATGGCGCGGATATCGTACTGCTGCCTGCGCCAGGAACCGTGCCCGGTATTACTCAGGAGTATGCCGAAACGCTGATCACCCATATTCATCGCCAGGATAAAATGGCGATGACGGCAATTGGCACCTCGCAGGAGGGAAGCAGCGTTGAGACGATCCGCCAGATCGCGCTAATGAGTAAAATGGCCGGAGCCGATCTGCATCATATTGGTGATACCGGTTTTGTCGGCATCGCCATGCCGGAAAACATTCAGGCTTATAGCGTCGCTATCCGTGGCGTGCGTCATACCCTGGCGCGAATGGCGCGATCGATTAATCGTTAG
- the pgpA gene encoding phosphatidylglycerophosphatase A, giving the protein MITLTRDKDLAKSRLRLSNPWHLLATGFGSGLSPYVPGTMGSLAAIPFWWLMSFLPQDIYSLLVMFGICIGVYLCHRTAKDMGVHDHGSIVWDEFIGMWITLMAIPTMSWQWVLAGFLIFRVLDMWKPWPIRWFDRNVHGGMGIMVDDIIAGIISAGILYYAGLHLSP; this is encoded by the coding sequence TTGATCACTTTGACGCGCGATAAGGATCTGGCGAAAAGCCGCCTGCGGCTGAGTAATCCCTGGCATCTGCTGGCTACCGGTTTTGGTAGCGGCCTGAGCCCTTACGTGCCGGGCACTATGGGATCGCTGGCGGCGATTCCGTTCTGGTGGCTGATGAGCTTTTTGCCGCAGGATATCTACTCGCTGCTGGTGATGTTTGGCATCTGCATTGGCGTTTACCTTTGTCACCGCACCGCAAAGGATATGGGTGTTCACGATCATGGCAGCATCGTCTGGGATGAGTTCATCGGTATGTGGATCACGCTGATGGCGATTCCGACGATGAGCTGGCAGTGGGTGCTGGCCGGTTTCCTGATTTTCCGCGTACTGGATATGTGGAAACCCTGGCCGATTCGCTGGTTCGATCGTAACGTTCACGGCGGCATGGGGATTATGGTGGATGATATCATTGCGGGCATCATTTCTGCGGGCATCCTCTATTACGCCGGGCTTCATCTGTCGCCGTAA
- the ribD gene encoding bifunctional diaminohydroxyphosphoribosylaminopyrimidine deaminase/5-amino-6-(5-phosphoribosylamino)uracil reductase RibD → MRDEEYMARALMLARRGRFTTTPNPNVGCVIVRDGEIVGEGWHQRAGEPHAEVHALRMAGERAKGATAYVTLEPCSHHGRTPPCCDALIAAGISRVIAAMQDPNPEVAGRGLYRLQQAGVEVSHGLMMAEAEALNRGFLKRMRTGFPFVQLKLGASLDGRTAMASGESQWITSPQARQDVQRLRAQSSAILSSSATVLADDPALTVRWQELGADIQAGYPAENLRQPVRVIIDSRNRVTPQHRLVQQPGETWLARLQADEEVWPPNVRQLQVPPLGERLDLVSLMMVLGKQQINHIWVEAGAQLAGALLRAGVVDELIVYLAPKLLGDSARGLCALPGLERLHDAPAFSFSEVAQVGPDLRLTLRPV, encoded by the coding sequence ATGCGTGATGAAGAATATATGGCGCGTGCGCTGATGCTTGCGCGGCGCGGAAGATTTACTACCACCCCCAATCCCAACGTCGGCTGCGTGATTGTACGCGATGGGGAAATCGTCGGTGAGGGCTGGCACCAGCGTGCCGGAGAACCGCATGCGGAAGTTCATGCGCTGCGTATGGCGGGCGAGCGAGCCAAAGGCGCTACCGCTTACGTTACGCTGGAGCCCTGTAGTCATCACGGTCGTACGCCGCCCTGCTGCGACGCGCTGATTGCCGCAGGCATCAGCCGCGTGATAGCTGCGATGCAGGATCCGAATCCTGAAGTTGCCGGACGCGGGTTGTATCGTCTGCAACAGGCGGGCGTTGAAGTCAGTCATGGCCTGATGATGGCGGAAGCGGAAGCGCTGAATCGCGGTTTTTTAAAGCGAATGCGTACCGGATTTCCGTTTGTGCAGTTAAAACTTGGAGCGTCGCTGGACGGACGGACGGCGATGGCCAGCGGTGAAAGCCAGTGGATTACCTCACCGCAGGCGCGACAGGATGTACAACGCCTGCGCGCGCAGAGTTCAGCGATCCTGAGCAGCAGCGCCACGGTGCTGGCAGACGATCCGGCGTTAACGGTACGCTGGCAGGAGCTGGGCGCGGATATTCAGGCGGGCTATCCGGCTGAAAATCTACGTCAGCCGGTACGCGTGATTATTGACAGCCGTAATCGGGTAACGCCACAGCATCGTCTGGTGCAACAACCGGGAGAGACCTGGCTGGCCCGTCTTCAGGCTGATGAAGAAGTATGGCCGCCCAACGTACGCCAGCTACAGGTGCCACCGCTCGGCGAGCGGCTCGATCTGGTTTCATTGATGATGGTGCTGGGTAAACAGCAAATCAACCATATTTGGGTAGAAGCGGGCGCGCAGCTCGCCGGTGCGCTGCTGCGTGCTGGCGTCGTGGATGAGCTTATCGTCTATCTGGCGCCTAAACTATTAGGCGACAGCGCGCGTGGTCTTTGTGCCCTGCCGGGGCTGGAGCGGTTGCATGATGCGCCCGCTTTCAGCTTTAGCGAAGTGGCGCAGGTCGGTCCCGATTTGCGTCTGACACTCCGCCCGGTTTAA
- the ribH gene encoding 6,7-dimethyl-8-ribityllumazine synthase, translating into MKIIEAAVATPEAKVAIIIARFNNFINDSLLEGAIDALKRIGQVKDENITVVWVPGAYELPITARAVAKAGKHDAVIALGTVIRGGTAHFEFVAGEASSGLASVAMNSDIPVAFGVLTTENIEQAIERAGTKAGNKGAEAALTALEMINVLKAIKA; encoded by the coding sequence ATGAAAATTATCGAAGCTGCTGTTGCCACGCCGGAAGCGAAAGTTGCCATTATTATCGCGCGTTTTAACAACTTTATTAATGACAGCCTGCTGGAAGGTGCAATCGATGCGTTGAAACGCATCGGCCAGGTGAAAGATGAAAACATCACCGTGGTCTGGGTGCCAGGCGCCTATGAACTGCCGATAACAGCACGCGCCGTTGCTAAAGCGGGCAAACATGATGCCGTTATCGCGCTGGGTACCGTTATTCGCGGCGGCACAGCGCACTTCGAATTTGTTGCCGGTGAAGCCAGCTCTGGCCTTGCCAGCGTCGCTATGAACAGCGACATCCCGGTCGCCTTTGGCGTCCTGACTACGGAAAATATCGAGCAGGCGATTGAACGCGCCGGAACCAAAGCGGGCAATAAAGGTGCGGAAGCCGCACTGACCGCGCTCGAAATGATCAATGTATTGAAAGCCATCAAAGCCTGA
- the secF gene encoding protein translocase subunit SecF, whose amino-acid sequence MAQQYSVEQLNYGRKVHDFMRWDTLAFTLSGLLLIASVIIMGVRGFNWGLDFTGGTVIEITLEKPAELDTLRGALEKSGFVEPQVQNFGSSRDVMVRLSPNAGNAGQELGNKVVTVINQAAGQNAAVKRIEFVGPSVGSDLAQAGGMALLVALICILIYVGFRFEWRLALGAVLALAHDVIITLGILSLFHIEIDLTIIASLMSVIGYSLNDSIVVSDRIRENFRKIRRGTPYEIFNVSLTQTLSRTIMTSATTLVVVLMLFIFGGALLEGFSLTMLIGVSIGTVSSIYVASALALKMGMKREHMLQQKVEKEGADQPSIMP is encoded by the coding sequence GTGGCACAGCAATATAGTGTTGAACAATTAAACTATGGCCGTAAAGTCCATGACTTTATGCGCTGGGATACGCTGGCCTTTACCCTTTCCGGGCTGCTGCTGATCGCGTCTGTTATCATCATGGGCGTGCGCGGTTTTAACTGGGGGCTGGATTTCACGGGCGGTACCGTCATTGAAATCACCCTGGAAAAACCGGCCGAACTGGATACGCTGCGCGGCGCGCTGGAAAAATCGGGCTTTGTGGAACCGCAGGTGCAGAATTTCGGCAGCAGCCGCGACGTTATGGTTCGCCTGTCGCCGAATGCAGGCAATGCAGGCCAGGAACTGGGCAATAAGGTCGTTACGGTAATCAACCAGGCTGCCGGTCAAAATGCGGCGGTTAAGCGTATTGAGTTCGTCGGCCCCAGCGTAGGCAGTGACCTGGCGCAGGCGGGCGGCATGGCGCTGCTGGTGGCGTTGATCTGTATCCTGATATACGTTGGTTTCCGTTTCGAGTGGCGTCTGGCGCTCGGTGCGGTGCTGGCGTTGGCGCACGACGTTATCATTACGCTAGGTATCCTGTCGCTGTTTCATATCGAGATCGATCTCACCATCATTGCTTCTTTGATGTCGGTGATCGGCTACTCGTTGAACGACAGCATCGTGGTATCGGACCGTATCCGTGAGAATTTCCGTAAGATCCGTCGCGGTACGCCTTATGAGATCTTTAACGTCTCTCTGACGCAGACGCTAAGCCGTACCATTATGACCTCCGCAACAACGCTGGTGGTGGTACTGATGCTGTTTATCTTCGGTGGCGCACTGCTGGAAGGCTTTTCGCTGACCATGCTGATCGGGGTTTCTATCGGTACGGTTTCTTCTATCTACGTCGCTTCGGCACTGGCGCTGAAGATGGGGATGAAGCGCGAGCATATGCTACAGCAGAAAGTAGAAAAAGAGGGCGCGGATCAGCCTTCAATTATGCCGTAA
- the nrdR gene encoding transcriptional regulator NrdR, which translates to MHCPFCSAVDTKVIDSRLVGEGTSVRRRRQCLDCHERFTTFEVAELVMPRVIKSNDVREPFNEDKLRSGMVKALEKRPVSSDAVENAISHIKTQLRATGEREIPSKMIGNLVMDELKKLDKVAYIRFASVYRSFEDIREFGEEIARLQD; encoded by the coding sequence ATGCATTGCCCATTCTGTTCCGCTGTGGATACCAAAGTGATTGATTCCCGTCTGGTTGGTGAAGGCACCTCGGTGCGCCGTCGCCGCCAGTGCCTGGACTGTCATGAACGCTTTACCACTTTTGAAGTGGCGGAACTGGTGATGCCGCGCGTTATCAAAAGTAACGATGTTCGCGAGCCCTTTAATGAAGATAAACTGCGTAGCGGTATGGTGAAAGCGCTGGAAAAACGGCCGGTTAGCTCCGATGCGGTTGAGAACGCCATCAGCCATATCAAGACGCAGCTGCGCGCTACCGGTGAACGAGAAATACCCAGTAAAATGATCGGTAACCTGGTAATGGATGAGCTGAAAAAGCTTGATAAGGTTGCCTACATTCGTTTTGCCTCGGTTTATCGCAGCTTTGAAGATATTCGCGAATTTGGCGAAGAGATTGCCCGCTTACAGGATTAA
- the ispA gene encoding (2E,6E)-farnesyl diphosphate synthase: protein MDFAQLLAHYHQRVNVALSRFIDPLPFQSSSLVNAMQYGALLGGKRLRPFLVYVVGDMLHVDADSLDAPAAAVECIHAYSLIHDDLPAMDNDSLRRGQPTCHIKFGEDTAILAGDALQTLAFSILADAPMQQVAPCDRLAMISELAQASGVAGMCGGQALDLAAEGQQTNLTALEAIHRHKTGALIRASVRLGALAAGESAREALPHLDRYANAIGLAFQVQDDILDVVGDTAVTGKQQGADQQLGKSTYPALMGLENARQKAHDLYHEALDALDRLAALSLDTTTLRALAGFVIERDK from the coding sequence ATGGATTTTGCTCAACTCCTCGCCCATTACCATCAACGGGTGAATGTGGCGTTATCACGCTTTATCGATCCCCTGCCCTTTCAGAGTTCTTCTCTGGTCAATGCAATGCAATATGGCGCACTATTAGGAGGGAAACGATTACGCCCGTTTTTAGTCTATGTGGTTGGCGATATGCTGCACGTTGACGCCGACAGCCTTGATGCGCCTGCCGCTGCCGTTGAATGTATTCACGCCTATTCCTTAATCCATGACGACTTACCCGCCATGGATAACGACAGTTTGCGGCGCGGGCAGCCCACCTGTCACATTAAATTCGGCGAAGATACCGCTATTCTCGCAGGCGATGCGTTACAAACGCTGGCTTTCTCTATACTTGCTGATGCACCAATGCAGCAGGTAGCGCCGTGCGATCGCCTCGCGATGATTTCTGAGCTGGCCCAGGCAAGCGGCGTTGCCGGTATGTGTGGCGGTCAGGCGCTTGATTTAGCGGCGGAGGGGCAGCAAACCAATTTAACCGCGCTGGAGGCTATTCATCGCCACAAAACCGGTGCGCTAATCCGTGCTTCGGTGCGCCTTGGCGCGCTGGCGGCGGGCGAAAGCGCACGTGAGGCGCTGCCGCATCTCGATCGCTATGCGAACGCAATCGGCCTGGCTTTTCAGGTACAGGATGACATTCTGGACGTGGTAGGTGATACCGCCGTGACAGGTAAGCAGCAGGGAGCCGATCAACAGCTCGGCAAAAGCACCTACCCGGCGCTAATGGGGTTGGAAAATGCCCGGCAAAAAGCGCATGACCTCTACCATGAGGCGCTGGACGCGCTGGATCGGCTGGCCGCTTTGTCCCTGGATACTACCACGCTGCGTGCGCTGGCAGGCTTCGTAATCGAACGCGATAAATAA
- the dxs gene encoding 1-deoxy-D-xylulose-5-phosphate synthase: MSFDTAKYPTLALADSVQELRQLPKEKLPTLCDELRQYLLDSVSRSSGHFASGLGVVELTVALHYVYNTPFDHLVWDVGHQAYPHKILTGRRDRIGTIRQKNGLHPFPWRAESEFDVLNVGHSSTSISAGLGMAVAAGKEGKGRRTACIIGDGAITAGMAFEAMNHAGDIKADLLVILNDNEMSISENVGALNNRLAQILSGKTYARLREGGKKVLTGLPPIKELVRRTEEHLKGMVVPGTLFEELGFNYIGPVDGHDVLTLVHTLSNMRDLKGPQFLHIMTKKGKGYAPAENDPIAWHAVPKFDPASGALPKSADGLPSYSTIFGNWLCETAADDNKLMAITPAMREGSGMVSFSRQYPGQYFDVAIAEQHAVTFAAGLAIGGYKPVVAIYSTFLQRAYDQLIHDVAIQQLPVLFAIDRGGIVGADGQTHQGAFDLAFLRCIPNMVIMTPSDENECRQMLYTGYHYQQGPSAVRYPRGTGTGARLEPLSALPLGKGVVKRNGEKLAILNFGTLLPEAAAAAEALNATLVDMRFVKPLDEDLVLELAASHEALVTLEEGAIKGGAGSGVNEALMARRVLAPVLNIGLPDEFIPQGTQDEIRHDYQLDAEGIQQQIARWLAQ, translated from the coding sequence ATGAGTTTTGATACTGCAAAATACCCGACGCTGGCACTTGCCGATTCCGTGCAGGAGCTTCGCCAGCTGCCCAAAGAGAAACTCCCCACTCTGTGTGACGAGCTGCGTCAATACCTGCTGGACAGCGTAAGTCGCTCCAGCGGTCATTTCGCTTCCGGTCTCGGCGTGGTTGAACTGACCGTCGCGCTGCATTATGTCTATAACACGCCGTTCGATCACCTGGTGTGGGACGTAGGCCACCAGGCCTATCCGCATAAAATTCTGACCGGACGTCGCGATCGCATTGGTACTATTCGCCAGAAAAATGGCCTCCATCCTTTCCCGTGGCGTGCTGAAAGCGAGTTTGACGTACTGAACGTCGGTCACTCTTCTACCTCGATCAGCGCCGGTTTAGGTATGGCCGTCGCCGCAGGTAAAGAAGGCAAAGGCCGCCGCACCGCCTGCATTATCGGCGACGGCGCGATTACCGCCGGTATGGCGTTTGAGGCAATGAACCATGCGGGCGATATCAAAGCCGATCTGCTGGTAATCCTTAACGATAACGAAATGTCGATTTCCGAAAACGTCGGCGCGCTCAATAATCGTCTGGCGCAGATCCTTTCCGGGAAAACCTATGCGCGCCTGCGCGAAGGCGGCAAAAAAGTGTTAACCGGTCTGCCGCCCATTAAAGAACTGGTCAGGCGCACCGAAGAACACCTGAAAGGTATGGTTGTGCCGGGCACGCTGTTCGAGGAGCTGGGCTTTAACTATATCGGCCCGGTAGACGGTCATGACGTGCTGACGCTGGTGCATACGCTGAGCAACATGCGTGACCTGAAAGGCCCGCAGTTCCTGCATATTATGACTAAAAAGGGCAAAGGTTACGCGCCCGCAGAAAATGATCCTATCGCCTGGCATGCCGTGCCCAAATTCGATCCGGCCAGCGGCGCATTGCCCAAAAGCGCGGATGGCCTGCCAAGCTACTCCACTATTTTTGGCAACTGGCTGTGTGAAACCGCAGCGGACGATAATAAGCTGATGGCGATAACGCCAGCAATGCGTGAAGGCTCCGGCATGGTCAGCTTTTCACGCCAGTATCCGGGACAATATTTTGATGTCGCCATCGCCGAACAGCATGCGGTCACCTTTGCCGCCGGGCTGGCAATCGGCGGCTATAAGCCGGTGGTAGCGATCTATTCTACCTTCCTGCAACGCGCCTACGACCAGCTGATTCACGATGTTGCGATTCAGCAGCTGCCGGTACTGTTTGCTATCGATCGCGGCGGTATCGTCGGTGCCGATGGGCAAACGCACCAGGGCGCTTTCGATCTCGCCTTCCTGCGCTGCATCCCCAATATGGTGATCATGACGCCGAGCGATGAGAACGAATGCCGTCAGATGCTCTATACCGGCTATCATTATCAGCAGGGGCCAAGTGCGGTGCGCTATCCACGCGGCACCGGTACGGGGGCCAGGCTGGAGCCGCTCTCTGCCCTGCCGTTAGGGAAAGGCGTGGTGAAACGCAATGGTGAAAAACTGGCGATTCTGAATTTTGGTACGCTGTTACCGGAAGCCGCCGCCGCCGCTGAAGCGCTAAACGCCACGCTGGTAGATATGCGTTTCGTTAAGCCACTGGATGAAGATCTGGTACTGGAGCTGGCGGCCAGTCATGAAGCGCTGGTCACGCTGGAAGAAGGTGCGATTAAAGGCGGCGCGGGCAGCGGGGTCAACGAGGCGCTCATGGCGCGTCGTGTACTGGCACCGGTACTGAATATTGGTCTGCCGGATGAGTTTATTCCGCAGGGCACTCAGGATGAGATCCGCCACGACTATCAGCTGGATGCCGAAGGTATTCAGCAACAGATCGCACGCTGGCTGGCGCAGTAA
- the xseB gene encoding exodeoxyribonuclease VII small subunit produces MPKKAEQPISFETSLQQLEQIVTRLESGDLPLEEALNEFERGVQLAKTGQKTLQQAEQRVQILLNDDKDAALTPFTPDAE; encoded by the coding sequence ATGCCAAAAAAAGCCGAACAGCCCATCAGTTTTGAAACATCGCTACAGCAGCTGGAACAGATCGTTACCCGCCTGGAAAGCGGCGATTTACCGCTGGAAGAGGCGCTGAACGAATTCGAACGCGGCGTACAGCTGGCAAAAACAGGACAAAAAACCCTGCAACAAGCGGAACAGCGCGTGCAGATTCTGCTTAACGATGATAAAGACGCTGCGCTAACGCCCTTCACGCCGGACGCTGAATAA
- the thiL gene encoding thiamine-phosphate kinase, with amino-acid sequence MSCGEFELIARYFNRVTSSRRDVEKGIGDDCALLNVPEKQTLAISTDTLVEGVHFLRDIHPADLGYKALAVNLSDLAAMGADPAWLTLALTLPEVDEEWLKAFSDSLFELLDYYDMQLIGGDTTRGPRSLTLGIHGLVPAGRALRRSGARPGDWIYVTGTLGDSAAGLALLQHRERITDPAAHEALIKRHLRPMPRILQGQALRNLASAAIDISDGLVSDLGHILKASECGARVNLDALPISSVLRDHFPVEQTQRWALSGGEDYELCFTVPEINRGALDVALGNLGVPYTCIGQLGPESEGLVLLEEGKPTTLKLKGFDHFDAR; translated from the coding sequence ATGTCATGTGGCGAATTTGAACTGATCGCGCGTTATTTTAATCGCGTGACAAGCTCACGTCGCGATGTGGAAAAGGGTATCGGCGACGACTGTGCATTACTGAACGTGCCGGAAAAGCAGACCCTGGCCATCAGTACCGACACGCTGGTGGAAGGCGTCCACTTTCTGCGCGACATCCATCCTGCCGATCTCGGCTATAAAGCGCTGGCGGTTAACCTAAGCGATCTGGCTGCGATGGGCGCCGATCCTGCCTGGCTGACGTTAGCGCTGACACTGCCGGAGGTCGATGAGGAGTGGCTGAAGGCGTTTAGCGACAGCCTGTTTGAACTGCTGGACTACTACGATATGCAGTTAATCGGCGGCGATACCACGCGCGGCCCGCGTAGCCTGACGCTGGGTATTCATGGCCTGGTGCCTGCCGGACGTGCGCTGCGACGCAGCGGAGCGCGACCGGGCGACTGGATTTATGTCACCGGCACGCTGGGCGACAGTGCGGCGGGCCTGGCGCTGTTGCAGCATCGCGAACGTATTACCGATCCGGCGGCGCATGAGGCGTTAATTAAACGTCATCTGCGTCCGATGCCGCGTATCCTGCAAGGGCAGGCACTACGTAATTTAGCCAGCGCGGCGATTGATATTTCCGACGGCCTGGTTTCCGATTTAGGCCACATTCTGAAGGCCAGCGAATGTGGCGCACGCGTTAACCTTGATGCGCTGCCGATCTCTTCCGTGCTGCGTGACCATTTTCCTGTGGAGCAGACGCAGCGCTGGGCGCTAAGCGGCGGCGAAGATTATGAGCTCTGCTTTACCGTGCCGGAGATTAATCGCGGCGCGCTGGATGTGGCGCTGGGTAATCTGGGCGTGCCTTATACCTGTATCGGGCAGCTGGGGCCTGAATCGGAAGGTCTGGTGCTGTTAGAAGAGGGCAAGCCAACAACCCTCAAGCTGAAAGGATTTGATCACTTTGACGCGCGATAA
- the nusB gene encoding transcription antitermination factor NusB, which yields MKPAARRRARECAVQALYSWQLSHNDIADIEYQFLAEQDVKDVDINYFRELLAGVATNSAYLDGLMTPYLSRKLEELGQVEKAILRVSLYELSKRSDVPYKVAINEGIELAKVFGAEDSHKFVNGVLDKAAPQIRPNKK from the coding sequence GTGAAACCTGCTGCTCGTCGCCGCGCCCGTGAGTGTGCTGTCCAGGCGCTTTACTCCTGGCAGTTGTCCCATAATGACATTGCTGATATTGAATATCAGTTTCTCGCGGAACAGGATGTCAAAGATGTTGATATCAACTATTTCCGCGAGCTGCTGGCTGGCGTTGCGACCAACAGCGCATACCTTGATGGTCTGATGACGCCTTACCTGTCGCGCAAGCTGGAAGAGCTGGGCCAGGTGGAAAAAGCTATCCTGCGTGTTTCTCTCTATGAACTGAGTAAACGTAGCGATGTACCTTATAAAGTGGCGATCAATGAAGGTATTGAGTTGGCAAAAGTATTCGGTGCTGAAGACAGCCATAAGTTTGTTAACGGTGTTCTGGATAAAGCCGCTCCACAAATCCGCCCCAACAAGAAGTAA